Part of the Geitlerinema sp. PCC 9228 genome is shown below.
TCCGCTGACTGTGGTCGATACCCAGAAACACCTGGAACGCTATCGCGGCGCTACTTTGTTTACCCCCAACCTCCCAGAAGCCGAACTGGCGGTGGGATATGCCATCGATTCTCTGGAAAGCTTGCAGCAGGCGGGCAAGGATTTAATCGAACTGACCCAGGCAAAATATATGCTCCTCACCCGCGGGGATGCCGGCATGAGCCTGTTTGATGCGTGGGGCAACCACGAAGACATTCCAGCGTTCAACCGTACGGATGTGTTTGACGTTACCGGCGCGGGCGATACGGTGGTGGCGGCTTTGAGTGTAGGGTTGGCGTTGCAAGGTTCTGCCTGGGAAGCGGCTGTATTGGGCAATTTGGCAGCTAGTTTGGTGGTGCGTCAGTTTGGTACCTCTACGACCAATGCGGCGGATATGCGTCGGATGCTGGCGACACTTTTGGAACCGGGGATGTTGCCGGAAGTGGGTTGAGTTGGACGTCGAGGGCGCAATAGGTTGCATCTGAGCAGCAGCGATCGCAGATTGCCAGAGCACCCACATATCCCGCTGGCAGGGAAACAGCTTGCACTTGCCAGGGAGACGCGGCAGGAGAAACCCCATCCAGACGATGGATTTGAGGGGGTTGGTGGGGAGCAACCGATACTTCCACGCGATGCCAAGCCCCCGCCAAGCCGCAACCGATCCCTTTGAGATAGGCTTCTTTGCACGTCCAAATTTCAAAAAAAGCTTGCTGCTGCTGTGGGAAGGGGAACTGAGCGATCGCTTCTGCCTCCCCAGGGCAAAAAAACCGTTCGCTGAGACGTTGCAGGTTCTTCACCGGGCGCACTTTTTCCACATCAACGCCCACGGGCGTATCGTAGGCGACAGCAACCAGCGCCAAGTTTTGGGTATGGGATAAATTAAACTGGATGCCCGTTGCTTCCCACCCACCGGCGAGTTTGGGTTTGCCCCTTTCTCCCTCTTCAAAAGGAATTTCCGCTGCCGGCAGCTGCAAATAATCTGCTAGAATATACCGCAATCCAGCATGGGCAAGTACGTAAAAACAGCGATCGCGCTGGAAGCGAAACCGATTGGCTTTTTGACGCTCTGCAACCGATAGCACCGATAAATAGGGCGTCACATCAACCGATTCGCTCAGTGGGATTTGCCAAATACAAACGGTTCCCTTGGGAAAATTGTTGCCAAAACCCTGAGAAGACATGGCTAAATTGCTGTGTATTGTGATACTTTGAAAGGCTGGATTTGGGAGCGTACCCAGCGTGGGAGACCAAAGTCAATTGTATTTCCCTAATCTTCTAATTTCCTAAG
Proteins encoded:
- a CDS encoding 4'-phosphopantetheinyl transferase superfamily protein translates to MSSQGFGNNFPKGTVCIWQIPLSESVDVTPYLSVLSVAERQKANRFRFQRDRCFYVLAHAGLRYILADYLQLPAAEIPFEEGERGKPKLAGGWEATGIQFNLSHTQNLALVAVAYDTPVGVDVEKVRPVKNLQRLSERFFCPGEAEAIAQFPFPQQQQAFFEIWTCKEAYLKGIGCGLAGAWHRVEVSVAPHQPPQIHRLDGVSPAASPWQVQAVSLPAGYVGALAICDRCCSDATYCALDVQLNPLPATSPVPKVSPASDAYPPHWS